The following proteins come from a genomic window of Bactrocera tryoni isolate S06 chromosome 1, CSIRO_BtryS06_freeze2, whole genome shotgun sequence:
- the LOC120777442 gene encoding nicotinamide/nicotinic acid mononucleotide adenylyltransferase 1-like, with product MKGLILIACGAFSPPTLMHRRMFEIARNHLMGRGAFEVIGGIMSPVHDALRKPGLVAGTHRLAMLRLALRTSNWIRVSDWELQQPQWTPTVDVLKHHKDCISNVMKDKVEGRRDLVLPEWLSPEVTEHTEEVHLKFLAGADLLETFADPQLWTKEEVETMCSYGLVVISRYGSKPEKLISESDVISKYSRNIEVITNWSTNNMSSTLVRRLLKRGQSVKYLIDDDVIDHIKKYNLYNW from the exons ATGAAAGGTTTAATACTGATTGCATGCGGTGCATTCAGTCCACCGACTTTGATGCACAGGCGTATGTTTG AGATTGCGAGAAATCACCTAATGGGGCGTGGTGCCTTTGAGGTGATCGGTGGCATAATGTCACCAGTACATGATGCGCTACGGAAGCCAGGATTAGTGGCAGGCACACACAGATTGGCCATGCTGAGATTGGCGCTGCGCACTTCTAATTGGATACGA GTCTCTGACTGGGAGTTGCAACAGCCGCAATGGACGCCGACGGTGGACGTGTTGAAACATCACAAGGACTGCATAAGTAATGTGATGAAAGATAAAGTGGAAGGCAGGAGAGATTTAGTACTGCCAGAATGGCTGTCGCCAGAAGTGACGGAGCACACGGAGGAagttcatttgaaatttttggcagGTGCGGATTTGTTGGAGACATTTGCCGATCCGCAGTTGTGGACGAAAGAAGAG GTTGAAACAATGTGCAGTTATGGTTTGGTGGTAATTTCCCGCTATGGTTCAAAGCCCGAAAAGCTTATTTCTGAATCAGACGTTATCTCAAAGTATTCT CGTAATATTGAGGTGATAACAAATTGGTCAACAAATAATATGAGCTCCACTCTGGTGCGTCGTTTACTGAAACGTGGTCAGTCTGTGAAATACCTAATTGATGACGACGTTATTGACCacataaagaaatataatttgtaCAACTGGTAA